A genomic window from Sphingobacterium sp. BN32 includes:
- a CDS encoding tetratricopeptide repeat protein — MQSKFLKLVIGLGLIASSFCAYAQSDADYYQLARAEGKKNNFAKATEYCLTGLQKTPMDMDLKEYLGKCYLETGKLNQARMTLLDVLRKSPDRDDARRYMITIESLSKRNASAICYVNELLETNPYDKDLWLKKVNLYRELHNNVEAEKSISRLLQIFPNDEGVRKTYNTIIRESASNSLKKENLEEAAMQYQNALLTTKRDPEMFDNLINTQIKLGDYSEALNSTNKALFFMPGNSTFLAKKASILESQGNYTQAIATLQEALRKNNSPQLRKQLDYLVSESARVQVNNDPYVLYWKIYNSNRGDSEAFKFLLNTALERGKLDDAQELLSPALRSRPNDKTLLLKQIQVFERTQQTSKAEALYDRLNQLYPNDTDIAAKFHQIRFNQAKADLKNEEYAKALQGFLITLKNPDYATISREGLFNSYVGLRNKDQATQAIDALIAQHPQEERYLLMKIEYLRNCADYAAGLNVAKQFHTQFPHSTLFPEELELLSNQYIKALILQEKYDEVVDISDYVISIKPDNLQSYLYGLNARVSQKKLDESARFIESALVQFPNHRDLRMRLAGIQGEMKNHKRAAELLGDLRREYPYNDTISMAWAEEMFLTGRALEAANQQDEAIVVYKQIIEENPRDLNSSLKLLSLLNERKQHQEAMQLVNQCLQQHPNQNDLIYQKAVIYENTGEWENALDYYQQYVPSADKLEAIKEHIRFLRSKYFKNSITASFTNVKSDSVLLNIPVASLEYARRIDDFNTFVIRGNYAGKNNGVGIQGEVDWYLKLKNKSSFLFSAGIANQFFQKYKASLSYFQPFAKDWQLEIGGRYAKLSNDANFYTALVGIERAWNGIWLNGKAFYMTDSDDNYYNVLLQSRFYLANELDYFTVMAGMGNAPEDQRLDFQLNNFLSYANSMVGAGYRHHIGYKSAIGLLGTWSSYKMGDEAFINQYNVSLMFTTKF; from the coding sequence ATGCAAAGTAAATTTCTAAAGCTAGTGATTGGCCTTGGGCTAATCGCTAGTTCCTTCTGCGCATATGCACAGTCGGATGCCGATTATTACCAATTAGCAAGAGCAGAGGGCAAAAAGAACAACTTTGCAAAGGCTACAGAATACTGTCTAACGGGATTACAAAAAACACCGATGGACATGGATTTAAAAGAATACCTTGGGAAATGCTACCTGGAAACCGGCAAGCTGAACCAAGCTCGTATGACCCTTCTCGACGTGCTTCGTAAGAGTCCCGATCGTGACGACGCCAGACGGTATATGATCACCATTGAAAGCCTTTCCAAGAGAAATGCCAGTGCCATTTGTTATGTCAATGAATTATTGGAAACAAATCCCTACGATAAGGATCTTTGGCTAAAGAAGGTCAACCTTTATCGCGAGCTACATAATAACGTAGAAGCTGAAAAGTCCATCTCCCGACTGCTGCAAATATTCCCTAACGATGAGGGGGTTCGGAAAACTTACAATACCATTATCAGAGAAAGTGCGTCGAATTCTCTCAAGAAAGAGAATTTGGAAGAAGCCGCTATGCAATATCAGAACGCATTGCTGACTACCAAGCGAGATCCTGAAATGTTTGACAACCTCATCAATACGCAGATTAAGCTGGGCGACTACAGCGAAGCCCTGAATAGCACGAATAAGGCTTTATTCTTTATGCCCGGCAATTCTACATTTCTTGCTAAAAAAGCGAGCATATTGGAGAGTCAAGGCAATTATACCCAAGCTATCGCCACCTTACAGGAGGCGCTGCGCAAAAACAATAGTCCACAATTGAGAAAACAACTAGACTATTTGGTCAGCGAGTCCGCGAGGGTACAGGTCAATAATGACCCATATGTTTTGTATTGGAAAATCTACAATAGCAACCGAGGAGACAGTGAAGCTTTTAAATTCCTGTTGAACACTGCATTAGAGCGAGGTAAACTGGATGATGCACAAGAGTTATTAAGCCCTGCACTACGCAGCAGACCCAACGATAAAACCTTATTGCTGAAGCAGATTCAAGTTTTTGAAAGGACACAACAAACATCTAAGGCTGAAGCCTTATACGATCGATTAAATCAACTCTATCCAAACGATACGGACATCGCCGCAAAGTTTCACCAGATCCGTTTCAACCAAGCCAAAGCCGATTTAAAAAATGAGGAATATGCAAAAGCGCTACAAGGCTTTCTTATTACACTGAAAAACCCGGATTATGCTACGATTTCCAGAGAGGGCCTTTTTAATTCCTATGTAGGACTTCGTAACAAAGATCAGGCAACACAGGCCATCGATGCGCTTATCGCCCAACATCCACAGGAAGAGAGGTACCTGCTGATGAAAATAGAATATTTAAGAAATTGTGCAGATTATGCTGCCGGATTAAATGTGGCGAAGCAATTCCACACCCAATTTCCCCATTCAACTTTGTTTCCAGAAGAGTTAGAGCTCTTGTCCAACCAGTATATCAAGGCGCTAATCTTACAGGAAAAATATGATGAGGTTGTCGACATATCCGATTATGTGATCAGTATCAAACCGGACAATCTACAATCCTATCTATATGGTTTGAATGCGCGGGTTTCCCAAAAAAAGTTGGATGAATCTGCTCGATTCATTGAGTCTGCACTCGTCCAATTCCCTAATCATAGGGATCTGAGAATGCGCTTAGCAGGAATTCAAGGCGAAATGAAAAACCATAAGCGTGCGGCAGAGCTATTGGGAGACCTGCGTCGGGAATATCCCTATAATGACACGATCAGCATGGCTTGGGCCGAAGAGATGTTCCTAACAGGGCGTGCGCTGGAAGCAGCCAACCAACAGGACGAAGCAATTGTCGTGTATAAACAGATCATCGAAGAAAATCCTCGTGACCTGAACAGCTCGCTAAAACTTCTGAGCCTTTTAAACGAGCGCAAACAGCATCAGGAGGCAATGCAACTTGTCAACCAATGTCTGCAACAGCACCCCAACCAAAACGACCTGATCTATCAGAAGGCTGTTATTTACGAAAATACCGGAGAATGGGAAAATGCACTAGATTATTACCAGCAATATGTTCCTAGCGCCGATAAGCTAGAAGCTATAAAAGAACATATCAGGTTTCTGCGTTCAAAGTATTTTAAAAACAGTATCACCGCATCGTTCACCAATGTCAAGTCAGATTCTGTTTTATTGAATATTCCCGTTGCCTCGCTCGAATACGCTCGACGCATCGACGATTTCAACACTTTCGTCATTCGTGGCAATTATGCCGGTAAAAACAACGGCGTCGGCATACAGGGGGAAGTGGACTGGTACCTAAAGTTGAAAAACAAATCCAGCTTTTTGTTCAGCGCAGGAATTGCGAATCAATTTTTTCAAAAATATAAAGCCTCCCTATCCTACTTCCAGCCATTCGCAAAAGACTGGCAGCTTGAAATTGGTGGCCGCTACGCCAAACTTTCTAATGATGCAAATTTCTACACAGCACTCGTAGGTATAGAGCGCGCGTGGAATGGCATTTGGTTAAATGGTAAAGCCTTCTATATGACCGATAGCGATGATAATTACTACAATGTCCTCCTGCAGTCTAGGTTCTACCTCGCTAACGAGCTCGATTATTTTACGGTAATGGCCGGTATGGGTAATGCCCCGGAGGACCAACGTTTAGACTTCCAACTCAACAATTTCCTGTCCTATGCAAATAGCATGGTCGGTGCAGGCTATCGCCATCATATTGGCTATAAATCTGCCATAGGTTTGTTGGGAACCTGGTCGAGCTATAAAATGGGCGATGAGGCATTCATCAACCAGTACAACGTCAGTTTGATGTTCACCACCAAATTTTAA
- a CDS encoding DUF4838 domain-containing protein has protein sequence MGRWLALTVFIICLFSACSNASGLLLFKKDSVLPYILVEKEDASKSIDLFRTLFKKATGKEIELATTMKNASAGPLIHINLERDSEKLFAIKSDGQHLHIMGNSNDNLILAIHYFFNTYVYPDQDFNTDYQSLALEQILLPANLHTDNERAFAFAYREPYFPANSTLAFQQRFNTQSLENQWGLWGHNIHKLIRPTEAMYAIIDGAPNEEQYNFSSPALEAALKSGIKESLDNAPEKKYFVIMPNDNELVCQCDACKKLGNTETNATPAVVHLISKLAASFPQAVFFTSDYVTTSTPPEKVMPSNTGVIISTMDFPKGVVLADSKQKNKIAERFKKWKSVTNQLFVWDYAVNFDNYMDAYPTLLLQQENLKFYRSLGVTGIFMQGNETGYAAFEQLKAIAYAKLMENPDADVQQLIRDYFHYIAEEQGKPLSDYFIDINMKALTNKPTLDIYGGIQQSTKKYLNDDVLHKFYDALSVARKNSKPEFQSELMKLQLSSLFQLLEIARANGLQQHGWGNYDPKTKQLQIHADIKSRLDEFKSIRSMTGLQTYNEVNNSFQDYLRQWDDLLKSSYQNQLFGQLLAVKSKLDEDYNDPSVLTDGAIGFLDYYNNWMIFTQDDLKIEIPMTDQIRQTKNLQLSFLVDKKHKLALPKAIQVGSDTRSNIARQELQTSAEKLKKLTYNIPLTINETDNTLKLIITKDKNVGFACDEIILK, from the coding sequence ATGGGACGTTGGTTAGCACTAACAGTTTTTATTATCTGCCTGTTCTCAGCATGCAGCAATGCATCGGGTCTTTTGTTATTCAAAAAAGACTCGGTGCTACCCTACATTCTTGTTGAAAAAGAAGATGCTTCCAAATCAATCGATCTGTTCAGGACCTTATTTAAAAAGGCTACGGGCAAGGAAATAGAACTTGCTACAACGATGAAAAACGCATCTGCAGGCCCGCTGATCCATATCAACCTAGAGCGGGACAGCGAAAAACTATTCGCAATTAAAAGCGATGGGCAACATCTTCATATCATGGGCAATTCGAATGACAATCTTATACTCGCAATACATTACTTTTTCAATACATACGTGTATCCAGACCAGGATTTCAATACCGACTACCAGTCGCTTGCCCTTGAACAAATCCTGCTGCCTGCCAATCTGCATACAGACAATGAAAGGGCCTTCGCATTTGCCTACCGCGAGCCCTATTTTCCGGCAAACAGCACCCTTGCTTTTCAACAGCGCTTTAACACCCAAAGTTTGGAAAACCAATGGGGCCTTTGGGGACACAATATCCATAAGTTGATTCGTCCCACAGAGGCTATGTATGCTATCATCGACGGGGCACCCAACGAGGAGCAATACAACTTTTCAAGTCCCGCACTTGAGGCAGCATTAAAATCTGGCATTAAGGAGTCACTGGACAATGCGCCAGAGAAGAAATACTTCGTCATCATGCCGAATGACAACGAATTGGTCTGTCAATGTGATGCCTGCAAGAAGTTGGGAAATACCGAAACCAATGCAACACCGGCCGTTGTTCATCTCATCAGCAAGCTCGCAGCAAGCTTTCCGCAAGCAGTTTTCTTTACTTCCGACTATGTCACGACTTCTACGCCACCCGAGAAAGTCATGCCCTCCAATACAGGCGTGATCATCAGCACGATGGACTTTCCAAAAGGGGTCGTGTTGGCGGATTCAAAACAAAAGAACAAAATAGCAGAACGCTTTAAAAAGTGGAAATCCGTCACAAATCAACTATTCGTGTGGGACTATGCGGTCAATTTCGATAATTATATGGACGCCTATCCCACCCTGCTGCTACAACAGGAAAACCTTAAGTTCTATCGGTCTCTGGGGGTAACTGGGATTTTCATGCAAGGAAACGAAACAGGCTACGCCGCATTTGAACAGTTAAAAGCAATAGCTTACGCCAAACTTATGGAAAATCCGGACGCTGATGTCCAACAGCTTATACGCGACTATTTCCATTACATTGCAGAAGAACAGGGGAAACCCTTGAGCGATTACTTCATCGATATCAACATGAAAGCCCTCACAAACAAGCCTACGCTTGATATTTATGGAGGCATACAACAGTCTACTAAAAAGTATCTGAATGACGATGTGCTTCACAAATTTTACGATGCCCTTTCTGTTGCACGAAAGAATAGCAAGCCCGAATTTCAGTCCGAGCTGATGAAGCTACAGCTGAGCAGTCTTTTTCAACTGTTGGAAATTGCGCGAGCAAATGGCCTACAGCAACATGGCTGGGGAAACTATGATCCGAAAACAAAGCAGTTGCAAATCCATGCAGACATCAAATCGCGATTGGACGAATTCAAATCAATACGCAGCATGACAGGGCTTCAGACGTATAATGAGGTGAACAACAGCTTTCAGGACTACCTGCGCCAATGGGACGATCTACTAAAGTCAAGCTATCAAAATCAACTGTTTGGACAGCTCCTAGCGGTAAAGAGTAAGCTCGACGAAGACTATAATGACCCTAGCGTCTTAACCGATGGCGCAATAGGCTTTCTCGACTATTATAACAACTGGATGATCTTTACGCAAGACGACTTAAAGATTGAGATACCCATGACAGACCAGATCCGGCAGACCAAAAACCTGCAGCTTAGTTTCCTGGTCGATAAAAAACATAAACTCGCCTTGCCGAAGGCTATACAAGTCGGCTCCGATACGAGAAGCAATATTGCCCGCCAAGAACTGCAGACCTCGGCAGAAAAGTTGAAGAAATTAACCTACAACATTCCACTAACGATCAACGAAACAGATAATACGCTAAAACTAATCATCACAAAAGATAAAAATGTTGGATTCGCCTGCGATGAAATTATCTTAAAATAA
- a CDS encoding DUF1573 domain-containing protein, producing MKTLLNICWIACILLTVGCKTPTQITSMEIEDSVRTYLPILQGDKQDIIVKVKNTGKTALKIEDVLPSCACTDAKILNNLIPPGKTGYIQMKFDSNKNIGYAGVYTTIVANTPQKYHTLFFEINVVPDANKTLDYEEIYRDNLMSNKFYLREANKGKSLDKNYVTY from the coding sequence ATGAAAACTCTACTTAACATTTGCTGGATAGCATGTATTTTGCTGACGGTCGGCTGTAAGACACCGACGCAGATCACCAGTATGGAAATTGAAGACTCTGTTCGAACTTACCTTCCTATTCTTCAGGGGGATAAACAGGACATTATTGTCAAAGTAAAAAATACCGGGAAAACGGCGCTAAAGATTGAAGATGTTTTGCCTTCCTGTGCCTGTACAGATGCCAAGATCCTCAACAACCTCATCCCACCCGGAAAAACCGGATATATACAGATGAAGTTTGATAGCAATAAGAATATAGGCTATGCCGGAGTTTACACGACCATTGTTGCTAATACGCCCCAAAAATATCACACCTTGTTCTTCGAAATCAATGTGGTGCCCGATGCGAACAAGACCTTAGACTATGAAGAAATCTATAGAGATAACCTCATGTCCAACAAATTTTATCTCCGCGAAGCCAACAAAGGCAAGTCGCTTGATAAAAATTATGTAACTTACTAA
- a CDS encoding NYN domain-containing protein, giving the protein MKEDKLAVLIDADNVPYSNVKEMLEEIAKNGTPTIKRIYADWTTSRVSGWKAVLLENAITPVQQYSYTTGKNSTDSAMIIDAMDILYSEKVTGFCIVSSDSDFTRLATRLREAGMRVIGFGEKKTPQPFISACDKFIYLEILKAPAEKVEKPSTRTTTNRRAKKEEPISKVDKETIRILTESVNDLADETGWTFLAHLGNYILKKKPDFDPRNYGFQKLLPLIKDTKKFAIDERDTNNESVKHIFIKPK; this is encoded by the coding sequence ATGAAAGAAGATAAATTAGCGGTATTGATCGACGCGGATAATGTTCCTTACTCCAATGTTAAAGAGATGTTGGAAGAAATCGCGAAGAATGGTACTCCCACCATCAAAAGGATCTATGCGGATTGGACGACCTCCAGAGTTTCAGGCTGGAAAGCGGTTCTATTGGAAAATGCGATTACCCCTGTTCAGCAATATAGTTACACGACAGGTAAGAATTCTACCGATAGCGCGATGATTATTGACGCGATGGATATCTTGTATTCGGAGAAGGTTACTGGTTTTTGTATTGTATCGAGTGACAGCGACTTTACGCGATTAGCGACCCGACTACGGGAGGCGGGCATGCGTGTGATTGGCTTTGGTGAGAAAAAAACGCCCCAACCCTTTATTTCCGCCTGTGATAAGTTTATCTACTTAGAGATTTTAAAAGCGCCTGCGGAAAAGGTAGAGAAACCATCTACCAGAACCACAACGAACAGACGAGCGAAGAAGGAAGAACCGATCAGCAAGGTCGATAAGGAAACCATTAGAATTTTAACGGAAAGTGTGAATGATTTGGCGGATGAAACGGGATGGACTTTCTTAGCGCATCTTGGAAATTATATCCTCAAAAAGAAACCGGATTTCGACCCCCGAAATTATGGCTTTCAAAAGCTATTGCCATTGATAAAAGACACGAAGAAGTTTGCTATCGATGAGCGTGATACGAATAACGAAAGTGTTAAGCATATCTTTATCAAACCGAAATAA
- a CDS encoding NADP-dependent oxidoreductase — translation MTEIGSGVSQFKIGDKVFGVVNFVGHGKAYAEYVAAPAEHLALKPDNIRHIEAAASTFSALTAWQPFDSYGKLKPKDKVLIHGASVGVGHFAVQIAKHIGAYVIATSSSSNRDFVLGLGADEHIDYPSVRFEKVLSDIDFVLEAVGGDNFQKSVQVLKPFGTILTLPSEHTKEDELKAQEKQLHACYFMSVYSSGSNMQYIATLLEKGILKPYISHVFSFDETKAHLQIDTGHSVGKVVVTL, via the coding sequence GTGACGGAAATCGGAAGCGGGGTAAGCCAATTTAAGATTGGCGATAAAGTATTTGGGGTGGTGAACTTTGTCGGGCATGGTAAGGCGTATGCCGAATATGTCGCCGCTCCGGCAGAGCATCTTGCTTTGAAACCCGATAATATTAGACACATAGAAGCCGCTGCTAGTACTTTCTCGGCATTAACAGCGTGGCAGCCATTTGATAGTTACGGTAAATTAAAACCTAAGGATAAGGTTCTCATTCATGGCGCCTCGGTAGGTGTGGGGCATTTCGCCGTTCAGATTGCAAAACATATTGGGGCTTATGTTATCGCGACATCATCTTCCTCTAATCGGGATTTTGTTCTCGGTTTGGGTGCAGATGAACATATTGATTACCCAAGCGTCCGTTTCGAAAAGGTACTCAGTGATATCGATTTCGTCTTGGAAGCCGTTGGAGGTGACAATTTTCAAAAGTCGGTACAAGTTCTAAAACCATTTGGAACCATCCTTACTTTGCCTTCTGAACATACGAAAGAGGACGAACTTAAAGCTCAAGAGAAACAGTTACATGCTTGTTATTTTATGTCGGTTTATTCCAGTGGTAGTAATATGCAATACATTGCAACACTGTTAGAAAAAGGTATTCTGAAACCCTATATTTCGCACGTGTTCAGTTTCGATGAGACAAAGGCACATTTACAAATCGATACAGGTCATAGCGTTGGCAAAGTTGTGGTAACTCTGTAA
- a CDS encoding AraC family ligand binding domain-containing protein: MSENIHQPIEVFYEKVDECPLRDRTFNFFELVYVISGIGNHVVNGNKIAYHKGDHFLITPKDSHEFNLESTCDFMVIRFGENYIKEYQWKSIDHIECIL; this comes from the coding sequence ATGAGCGAAAATATCCACCAACCAATTGAAGTCTTCTATGAGAAAGTGGACGAATGCCCGCTACGTGACAGGACATTCAACTTCTTCGAATTGGTTTACGTTATTTCGGGAATAGGAAATCACGTTGTAAATGGGAATAAGATAGCCTACCATAAAGGTGATCATTTTTTAATTACCCCAAAAGACAGCCACGAGTTTAATTTGGAAAGTACCTGTGATTTTATGGTAATACGTTTTGGTGAAAACTATATAAAAGAATATCAATGGAAAAGTATAGACCATATAGAGTGTATCCTATAA
- a CDS encoding helix-turn-helix domain-containing protein, whose amino-acid sequence MQILDYIQENIRQPDLLKISVIANHFGISPTYLGSYFRRQCKETIQQYISAYRIGLIEHRLRFSEKRAHEIADEFGFADESHINKLFKRHKGLSLLGFRKSVQHSE is encoded by the coding sequence TTGCAGATACTAGACTATATACAGGAAAATATTCGGCAACCCGATTTACTTAAAATCTCAGTAATTGCTAATCATTTTGGTATATCTCCAACCTACCTCGGCAGTTATTTCCGAAGACAGTGCAAAGAAACCATCCAACAATATATATCCGCTTATCGCATTGGCCTCATAGAACATAGGTTAAGGTTCAGCGAAAAAAGAGCTCATGAGATAGCTGATGAATTTGGATTTGCCGATGAGAGCCATATAAACAAATTGTTCAAAAGACATAAAGGTCTGAGTTTACTAGGATTTCGGAAAAGCGTTCAACATTCTGAATAA
- a CDS encoding ATP-binding protein, translating to MDQEQLLRIKSAMIIYALETSLGDYVLNKDDIESITAKNVDSIADREVARGQTLDRNDIQLLVEASYLDEIFNMAIDITKNTSFESKMFDLKKFCMFMNIFDIRNAISHPNRPFPDVYWFRAAAIASDPLILQLGLSEIRQALNAAISGNLTSPPDEWLSNVNWSIPNTLPSSFDHEITGLFGRDKETRDLEATLSKARNNLIALVAPGGVGKTALILQFLKDISLSLEWNNKIDAIVFCTLKNERLTADGIEVIEAINGINQIKDSIFDDLASLYSDKQFGNFEEACTVLDKEKILICIDNLETLLVHSQHEFIEFNQSLPLFWRVIVTSRISIDSATTVPLSTLVKRHAVNLSRSYFKRRGISDFRQEDLELIATKANNNPLAIRLTIDLYLKGVDISGSINKSQKDIASFSYTNLIESLSENSIAILESIYVTGESSKSELIDLLELSNEEISESLNELSKTSLIVRYTSETGNDLFNLSDSIRDLLLINPRNISIRNEISQNIKYRKVKIQEQLNRNHLLGINEFDFDFISSDIAESFRSLIIDLNRVLARPHNKRSHTELVRLKSRFSELIAYNSNNDELLFHYSRILQALQDESNTQIILEKAISLDKGNPRYLMAKALNYFHKKDYPIAQKIFDSLLDKQLNRPEKSSKKYAASLTKLHFLCLLFQGEYVKIIDETSDWRIDPDWSVMMGTYRASAFKRSVELNRNTDDIEKAFTEVLNIFNEIFRNEDYPLIACIEVNKMLKDLIHIGSDRLSFSEDFIYKYVTFIAEHFFNIVLNLKDQSIESSENKIFLEKLYSYSFKANPNPLTSSRWYSPEREEVYDDEHMRELRNDGFTIVKVYNLPEGNFGMSSYMFASDSQNNQFYLNVRKFDFGWIKWGYIKVGDKLAIKYDVLKKGSTTPATDIRIIDKFENAVT from the coding sequence ATGGATCAAGAACAACTACTTCGTATTAAGAGCGCAATGATAATTTATGCTCTTGAAACTTCCCTTGGAGATTATGTCTTAAATAAAGACGACATTGAAAGTATAACTGCAAAAAATGTCGATTCAATCGCAGACAGAGAAGTTGCAAGAGGACAAACACTCGACCGAAATGATATTCAGTTACTCGTTGAAGCTAGTTATCTTGATGAAATTTTTAACATGGCAATTGACATAACTAAAAATACTTCTTTTGAGTCTAAAATGTTTGACTTAAAAAAGTTCTGTATGTTCATGAACATCTTTGACATAAGAAATGCTATAAGTCACCCAAATAGGCCATTTCCAGATGTTTATTGGTTTCGAGCAGCGGCAATTGCAAGTGATCCATTAATCTTACAATTAGGCCTTAGTGAAATTAGACAAGCTTTGAATGCAGCGATTTCGGGGAATCTAACATCGCCCCCAGATGAATGGCTTAGCAATGTTAACTGGTCCATCCCAAACACACTACCATCATCATTTGATCATGAAATTACTGGCTTATTTGGAAGAGATAAAGAGACCAGGGATTTGGAAGCAACTTTGTCAAAAGCAAGAAATAACCTTATAGCTTTAGTAGCCCCGGGTGGGGTAGGCAAAACAGCATTGATTTTACAATTTTTAAAGGATATTAGTTTAAGTCTAGAATGGAATAATAAAATTGATGCTATTGTTTTTTGTACATTAAAAAACGAACGGTTAACGGCAGACGGAATTGAAGTCATTGAAGCTATAAACGGTATAAACCAAATCAAGGATTCAATTTTTGATGATCTAGCATCTTTGTACAGCGATAAACAATTTGGAAATTTTGAAGAGGCATGTACAGTTCTAGATAAGGAAAAAATTTTGATTTGCATCGATAACCTCGAAACTCTATTAGTACATTCTCAACATGAATTTATTGAATTTAATCAATCTCTTCCACTTTTTTGGAGAGTCATTGTTACAAGCCGTATTTCGATAGATTCTGCTACGACAGTTCCGCTGTCAACATTAGTTAAAAGACATGCAGTAAATTTGAGCAGAAGCTATTTTAAGAGACGAGGAATTAGCGATTTCCGTCAAGAAGATCTTGAATTAATTGCTACAAAAGCAAATAACAACCCTTTAGCAATTCGATTAACAATTGATTTATATCTTAAAGGAGTAGATATTTCTGGGTCAATAAATAAATCGCAAAAAGATATCGCATCCTTCTCATACACCAATTTGATTGAGTCCCTTTCCGAAAACTCAATTGCTATTTTAGAATCAATTTATGTAACTGGAGAATCTAGCAAATCTGAGCTCATTGATTTACTAGAACTCTCAAATGAAGAAATTTCAGAATCTTTAAATGAATTATCAAAGACTAGCCTAATAGTAAGATATACAAGCGAGACAGGCAACGACTTATTTAACCTAAGTGACTCAATTCGTGATTTACTTTTAATAAACCCTAGAAACATTTCTATTCGTAATGAAATATCGCAGAACATTAAATACCGAAAAGTTAAAATCCAAGAACAACTCAACCGAAATCACCTTCTGGGCATAAATGAATTTGATTTTGATTTTATTTCATCTGATATAGCCGAATCGTTTAGATCGCTAATAATTGATTTAAATCGAGTTCTCGCAAGGCCTCATAATAAACGAAGTCATACAGAACTTGTAAGATTGAAGAGTCGATTTAGCGAGCTAATTGCTTATAATTCCAACAATGACGAACTACTATTCCATTATTCTAGAATCTTACAAGCCCTTCAAGACGAAAGTAATACTCAAATAATTTTAGAAAAAGCAATAAGCTTGGACAAAGGTAATCCAAGGTATTTAATGGCAAAGGCCTTAAATTACTTTCATAAAAAAGATTACCCCATAGCTCAAAAAATTTTTGATAGCCTCCTCGATAAGCAATTAAATCGACCTGAAAAATCCTCAAAAAAATATGCCGCATCCTTAACAAAACTACACTTTCTATGCTTGTTATTTCAAGGCGAATACGTAAAGATTATTGATGAAACTTCAGATTGGAGGATTGATCCAGACTGGTCTGTAATGATGGGAACATATCGAGCGTCTGCTTTCAAAAGAAGTGTAGAATTAAATCGAAATACTGACGATATAGAAAAAGCATTTACGGAAGTTCTGAACATCTTTAACGAAATTTTTAGAAATGAAGATTATCCATTAATAGCATGTATAGAAGTAAACAAAATGTTGAAAGATTTAATTCATATAGGTAGCGATCGCTTATCGTTTTCAGAAGATTTTATTTACAAATATGTAACCTTCATTGCTGAGCATTTCTTCAACATCGTTTTAAATTTAAAAGATCAATCAATTGAATCTTCTGAAAATAAAATATTTCTTGAAAAGCTGTACTCTTATAGTTTCAAGGCAAACCCGAATCCATTAACATCTTCGAGATGGTATTCACCTGAAAGAGAAGAAGTTTATGATGACGAGCATATGCGAGAGCTTAGAAATGACGGGTTTACTATTGTAAAAGTATATAATTTACCTGAAGGAAACTTTGGAATGTCCTCCTATATGTTTGCTAGTGATAGTCAAAATAACCAATTCTACCTAAATGTTCGTAAATTTGATTTTGGATGGATTAAATGGGGATACATTAAAGTTGGTGACAAATTAGCTATCAAGTATGATGTTCTTAAAAAAGGATCTACTACTCCAGCTACTGATATTAGAATTATTGATAAATTCGAAAATGCGGTTACTTAA